The Juglans microcarpa x Juglans regia isolate MS1-56 chromosome 2D, Jm3101_v1.0, whole genome shotgun sequence DNA window aattaattaggaCATCTACGTACGCCTTCAcattaactttatttttttggatctcattatgctaattaattaaagtacgTACCGCGCCATTTGCACAACTTGTTCTCCGCTAGCTAGTctacttttgtatttttgtggtttcaaattaaaatacattctaaaaacaactatatataagaGAAGTGGTACATGTAACccataaaaaatcttataaattaaaataaacttacaGATTGATATGACTTGATCTGAttataaaatgtttgatttattttataataaaatcactttaCATGATCTAATTAAGTACATGCTATATGTATAGTCTCAATTTATAAAGTACGTTATCTAACCGTTCGATGACTAGCATATTGGTTCTTTGATTCAAATCGTTCTGCATCCTTTTCAGCGCAAAGAAATTGGAACACGGTTTTATCATCATGTATTACACCAATAAATCAATTGGACagtcttatatattatatagatcatTCTGCCAATAAAATAATgaccattttttatttaatttataactttttttttaattttctagacCAAATACGATCGATTAATTGActtatttaaataagaaaattattatttgtgttaATTATGATATTTACCCAGTTATTAAACAAGTAAGTACTACGGATCattactaaaataattttagaagatgtgtcaaaataattatatttacatcaataatttaatgataaaaatcatAATGTGTTTAAAATTTCCTTAAAAGGGATCTAGAAACTTTTCCCTTTACTCCACGTACGTAATCAAATGCCCACTTAATTATGTAATAAGCTATCCTGAATTGCCTTCTACgaaaattcttttctttcttcttgtctTTCCaagaagggggaaaaaaaataaaatggacaaaGAGGGGCAATTCCGGGAATCCGGTTTCTAGCTCTGGGAATGCTGAGGTAACGGTTGGACCAGTGGCATGAATTAATGAGCTGTTTTTGGAAGAAGATACATTGCATTTTGCATGTAAGCAAAAGGCGCATGTAATGTAATGTATCTGAATGAGCCTTTTGACAGTGACAcctctttttctcctttccccaatatatataaagtttttgCCTTTGCATTGCACCCAGACATACATATTCAAAGACATAGTTTTGAGTCTCAAATCTCCTCCAattccttcttctccttctcctttttTTGCCCTACTAGTTGGGGTTTCAAATGCTCTTCAGCCTTCTTGTTGCAATAGTAATTGCGTTTCTTTTTTGTTCGAGTGGTGGGTTTTGCTCCAAGGGACGTTTTGGATTCGGATTCTTGTCGATTGGTTGTCTTTGCTCATGTCTACCCTCGTCAATTGCAGTGGTAAGCTTTTCTGGGTCTTTGTTGTTTTATTGGACTCTTTGGTTGATTTCTTCTTGGTGGATTTGGCATCATGggtattcttttattttgtttgatcgTAGTGGGTTAGCGTTGGTTTCGGGTCCGGATTGCCAATTTATGTTGATCTGTATGCTCATAGAGCTTGAGATCCTGAGCGTATCTTCGATATATGAATCATTTAGATTATCACTGATTTGGAGATTAATATGGTTAGGATGTATGATTGAGAATTAAAGCATAAGATACTTGTTTATTGACGTGTTCTGCTTAGACTCACTTCATCCTTTGTTGAGTCTTTTCTTGATAAATGTTTTCTTTCCCCCACGGAAACAATAAGTAGGAGGATACGTTTAGGATCAGCAAGATTGATAATTTCATAAAGCAAACCTTAACATTTATGATGTATTACACTTGAATTAATTGATAGATACTGATTCATCGTTCTCTTTGGAAGGAAATTCCCTGGATGTTATAATTTGCCGTTTGATTGAAGCTTAGATATTCTTTTAGCAATAGCAGGTAGTCCATGGAAACCACGTTGTGGGAAATGATAGATCTATTAGTTTTAAACAATTTTCTGTGCTTGGGTAAATAtggtgaaagaaaaaatggttttCGTGACGTTTAGACAGTTTTAACTGACATTAGTTTTTGCCATTCGGTTTTCAGGTGACGATGAATTCTACCCTGGGGGTTCTTTTTACTCAAATCCTGCGGATTTGGGTCGCTTGTTCTCCATTGGTTCCCACGTGGATGTGTACTGCCCTCCTAGCAAGCGGGCTCGGATTAGTGCCCCATTCCTCTTTGGAGGAAATGAGTTCGAGCAGGACAAGAAACCTTCCATTGAGATTCTTCCTCAGGAATGTCTTTTTGAGATATTCAGACGCATCCCTGAAGGTAAAGAGAGGAGCTCCTGTGCTTGTGTCTCCAAGCAATGGCTTATGCTTCTGAGCAGTATTCGTAAGGCTGAAATTTGTAAGGAGTTGCCGATTTCTAATAATGTTGATATGGTCACTGGTGATGAAAGTCAAGATCTTGAAAGTGATGGATACCTTACGAGGTGTTTGGTCGGGAAGAAAGCTACAGATGTAAGACTTGCGGCAATTGCAGTTGGAACCAGTAGCCGTGGGGGTTTAGGGAAGCTATCAATCCGAGGAAGCAACTCTGCTTGTGGAGTCACTGACCTTGGCCTATCAGCTGTTGCCCACGGTTGCCCTTCTCTCAAGTATCTTTCTTTGTGGAATGTTTCTTCTATTGGGGATGATGGCCTATCTGAGATAGCTAAAGGATGCCATTTGTTGGAGAAGCTTGACCTCTGCCAGTGTCCCTCTATTTCCAACAAGGGTTTGATTGCAATTGCAGAGAACTGCCCTAATCTGACTACATTGAATATTGAATCGTGTTCAAATATTGGGAATGAGGGCCTGCAAGTTATCGGAAGGCTTTGCACCAAGTTACAGTCTATCTCTATCAAAGACTGCCCCCTTGTTAAGGATCATGGGGTATCAAGTCTGTTATCGTCATCTTCTTTGCTGACAAAGGTAAAGCTTGAGGCCTTGAAAATTACAGATTTCTCCCTTGCCGTGATTGGGCACTATGGCCAAGCTATTACAAATCTAGTCCTTGTTGGTCTCCAAAATGTGAGCGAGAAGGGCTTTTGGGTCATGGGTGTTGCTCAGGGTCTGCAAAAACTGGCATCGTTGACGGTGACTTCTTGCCGGGGAATTACGGATGTGAGTCTTGAAGCCATTGGCAAGGGATGCATTAACCTGAAGCAGATGTGCCTTCGCAAGTGCTGCTTTGTGTCCAATAATGGACTGATAGCTTTTGCCAAAGCTGCAGGATCTCTGGAGAGCCTGCAGTTGGAAGAGTGCAACAGGATCACCCAGCTAGGGATTATTGGTGCCCTCTCAAATTGCGGAACCAAGTTGAAGTCTCTTACCCTAGTGAAGTGCATGGGAATCACGGATATGGCTATGGGATTTCCTGTGCTCTCTCCCTGCACATCTCTTCGATCCTTGTCCATTCGAAACTGCCCTGGATTTGGTACTGCCAGCCTGGCTATGGTGGGTAAGTTGTGCCCTCAGATTCAACATCTAGACCTTAGTGGGCTTCATGGAATAACAGATTCTGGGCTTCTCCCGCTTCTGGAGAGCTGTGAAGCAGGACTTGCCAAGGTGATACTTAGCAACTGCTTGAATTTGACAGATGAAGTAATTTTGGCCTTGACCAGGCTACACGGGGGAACCCTTGAGCTGCTGAATCTTGAGGGATGCAGGAAGATTACTGATGCTAGCTTGCTGGCAATATCAGAGAACTGCTTGTTACTCAATGATCTAGATGTGTCAAACTGTGCAATCAGCAATTCAGGCATCAAAGTGCTTTCTTGTGCCGCGCAGCTCAATTTGCAAGTCCTTTCACTGTCGGGGTGTTCTGAAGTGTCAAACAAAAGCATGCCTTTCCTGGAGAAACTGGGTAAGACCCTTGTGGGGCTGAATCTCCAACACTGCAAATCAATTAGCAGTAGCACAGTTGAACTGCTTGTGGAGAGCCTGTGGAGATGTGATATTCTCTCTTAATTAGGGATGGAACATATGCTTCTTTGGATCAAAGAGGCAGGTGGATTGGAGGTGGTTGACCGGAGTTAGGAAATCCAATAACTTAGACAGATAGTAGATGCATAAAGACACACACAACTCACACAAGGAGCAGCATTCAGCATACCTTTTTAGCCCATCAGCAGTTGGGTGCCGGTAGCTCAGTGGCTTGGTTTTTTTTCAGGGGACTGTGGCGGATCACTTCTTCGTCATTTTTTGCAAGCTTTCTTGACAATGGAAAGTTTGTTTCAACTCCTTTAGGGTATCCCCCGAGAATACAGTTACCAAGTCCTGGTTTTTGGCTCCAACTTGCTCTTGGTATTGTTTTGCTGGATTTTGTATGCCCAGTGTTTTAGCTTGGTCACTTGTATTTGATAGTGTTAAGCTTTTCCTTATTTCCAGTCTCGCATAGTCTGTTGTCAGATTCAGTCCAAGATAGTTTCTCGTGTCTTGTAAGGTTCCTGCGCATGTTTGGGATCCTTGTTTTCTCCTTCCATTAGCCTTCTTAGCTTGTGGTTGCTTTGGGCCGGTTCTAAGCATGGATGACTTGGATTTATGAACTGTTAGTTCATCAGGTCTGCCATGACaaccctttttgttttttttgttttttgtttttttttaacttcactCGTCTTTATTTTGCGGGTTTATCCTGCCTATGGATTGTACACTGCAACTGCTACTGTTATTTAGCAATGAAATGGGGTTATCAGCCTTTTTTCCCTGCTATTTATCTCTCTTTTGGGAAATGAATGGTGGTGCATGATTCATGAAACCATAAACTCTTTCACTCTCTTCAACCTGTACCtcctctttcttttgttttacaaCTATGGCCTATAAAGACTTCCTCAATAGGTTTACTTGCAGATTTCTGATGGTTCAGCTTCCTTCCTCTTTGCATTCTTAAACATTGGTGTTGAGAATAAGGAAAAGATCTACAAATGGTAACTAGATAAGAAAAGATGAtcaaacattatttcatatcatgCTAAGAGACAATGCATGCAAagataaatcaaaatatatttatgattaaATGAATGTGTCACGGTTTGCTCTATTAATTTGACTTTGGTGGAGCCTGAGCAGTGAGCAGAGTATACATCTCACATATCACGTATCAGCAACTTTCTGGATAAATCTCATCTCTCTTGTCAGAGGTGTGCTCTAGTTTACTGCAAGTTTGCTCTGTTCCCGTATATGCATGCCtattaagattttattattaaaaaaaaaaaaaaagtagcagaTGAAATAATTCAGTGGTAGGGTCTACTAGGCTACTAGACCTTTAGGTATAGCTATTatatcaataaattaattaatatcggTAAGCAAACCATGTGCTTGTTCTGGTTTCTGAAACGTGGAGTAGATCGAGGTTATCTGTGCTTTTTGATTTTGCTTTTGAATTCTGCAGgtattctactttttctttgctgtttttttaatttaataagcaagagtttttctttttcttttcccccttccTTCCTATCAAGCAAAGAGGGTTTATCTCAAAGGAACTTTTTATCTAGTTTTTCTTCCTCATTATCAAGTCAAGATTGATTCATGAATTAGCAAGAGCAAAGACATGAATCTTCAAATTGAGAGCAGAATGTTGCCGCATCATGTCATCACAGATTGAGAACTTGTGACTCAAAAGAAATAGTCATGTTAACCATGGGATTTTCACAGAGTCacatggaagaaagaaaaaaaataaaaaaaaagggatagaCATTTCTCACTTTTCATGTACATTAACAGCAGCTACCATCTTTTTGTGTCAGCCTCTCGTTATTCTCTAATGTCTTATTAAATTCTCTAAGGTATTtatcaaatgattgaaaaattatttattattcaactCTTTGATATGACCGCATGAGCAGAGACGAGAACAAGAAGATTAAGAATAtataagatgatttataaataataatgataataataataaaataatttataaataataataaaataacatgagAATATCTAAATTGTGTTCCCAAACATATCCTAAAAGAAGgtggatataattttttataaaaaaaaaataatatagatccAGTGAAAGTATCTCCTCTCATGTGCTGCAAGTGTGAGGACCCTAAGCAGGCATATCCTTAGTAGTCGgtgtgtaaatttatttttaaacatttttttgtgtattttttttttttaaaaaaagactaaaatataaacaaacacaaatctttaaaaaaaaaaaaataattcagtaCACTTTATCGGTGGCAGTATTCCTTAATCCAGTCAATGAAGTAGTGCTCAAGCACTCGAATCCTTTGACATGTCCATTGTCCCGTAGGCTAGGAAGGGATTTGTTATGCGGAATCTAGTACACCTTGGTTCTACAGTACTCGACAAGAATCTTGTGCAGACCAAGAAAAATTGCGTGCACCGATCTATATAATCTTTGTGCAGACTAAGAAAGTACCAACACGATCAAATGAGAATATCTACACAGcaccttcctttttttctcaAGGCTTGAAATTTTCATGAATGGAACACAGTCCAGACAGTGAATCGACATCATCATTTGTCCATTTCACAAGGTATCATACGCCTCTTGTATTTTGATGatgatagataaataaaaacaattaaaagttttttaattatttgatattacataaaatatatatatatatatatatatatgaaacgaTGAGGATTAATAAACAGTTATCAATGCTCTAATTATATTTAGATTATAGCAATAACGTACTTTAGTGCATCGACTTAGTTATAGTTATTTAGGATCAAAGACAAACCCTTTATCCAATGGTCTGTCACAAAGCAAACATCAACAGCAAAAGGTCAAAGACTCATGGCCATTAACAGTGAAAAAACACATGCAGAAGCCAAACGGGAATGATAAAATCAGTGTAGTCTCTCAACTTGAATGATGACAAAAAAGGGTAGTCCAATAATTTGAAAAGGCGATAAGGGATTGTCCATTCAGCCAGCAAAAAGATGGGAAAACAGTGACAGCTTCTGTCATTCACACTGAAAACCTGAAGTCAGAACATTGTTGCtccaaaaaaaacttcaaaaaaccAAATTATGCTCTAGGGAAGAACCTCAAGACTGAGATGCAATGTACCGTGAACAAAACATTACCTATCACCTCCACTTTTGCAGTAGCTAGCTTGCTTTGTATTAACTCCCAATTCCAAACTCCTCTCCGCAGGTTTCCATTATCTTTCCCTTTTGTTTGAAGAAAAGATTGATGGCTCCTGCATCAAGAAAAGACCTAGATGGGCTAAAGATTGCAGTTACTGTGatgctcttcttttttctcacaTTCTTTCCTTCCAAATCAggtgagaaaataaatattaagccCTCTTAAGGTGAAGACACTTCAATGCATGCAGTGGTGATTCTGAAGTAGTACATGATCTTAAAGAGGGTGGTACTCTTGCATGATCTAATGTCAAAGATTAGTTTAGTGTccaaagtgaaagaaaaatgtcAGAGCTTAGAATATAGTGCAAATCATAAGCTTTAAATTAATAACTATCTTGCATGCTTTTGTCTGATCCTTTGGCGCAGCTGGGCGGGCAATGTTTGCAAGAGACAGAGAGCGTCTGGAGCAAATGAAATTGGTTTTGGGTTCAAGGCCTCCTCGGTGTGCGAACAAGTGCCTGAGTTGCAGGCCCTGCATAGCTGCTTTAGTTACATCTCCACACCATAGAACTGAGTACTTCAACGTATCATCTCAGCGAGATGAGAGCTATTATCTTCTCTCTTGGAAGTGCAAATGTAAAGATAAGTTCTTCCAACCTTGATTAATGTTACAGGCTCATCTTCAGATACTCCTCATGTGTACAGTACTGTAGCTATGGTACAGACTCCCTCCTGCTAATTACTTGCTCATTATTtactctctctctgtctctctctctcagagggATATTAGTGCTAATCTATCTGTGTGAGATTTCTCGTAGCTGTTGATAATTAAGAACAACAGCTCGTtctattgtttgtttgttggtttCTGCCAATTCAAGTAGAAGGAAGTTCTCGTGGGGGTGATATTGTGGAGCCAGTTCTCCACGTGAATTTGACTAACTGGAAACAAGCTGACAGACCTTAGGGAAATATTCTAACTATacaagaattatacaaaaataattttacaaattcatGTAGTTTGATTTTGATGTGACTCGTCAAACCACGTGAGTTtcatgtttcttcttttttgatcGTGTGAAATTTGCCTAGGGTTATTGAAATGCATGGCAGCAATTCCTATTCCATGAAAATGGCTATGAACCTCCCTCATttaaataactaataataaataactacAAAAAGACTTGCCTAGTGTACCGAATGACTGCAAATTGAGGCATTTATAGAAATAGCAGGTTACCATGAATTCTTGGAGAGTAAGTTCGAAACTGTGCCTCCTTCTCTAGCAATTGAATTTGGTTCAGCTacgaagaaagaaagagatgtgCATCCTAGTAATGATTTTAATGGAGAAgcttacttttatatatatatgtattttgatATGGTAGTTGGGTGATAGACGGTCGGTTCGGATCGACCAAACCGGACAGAGATTGAGACCGGTCGTTCTCGGTCTATATTTTAGAAGATCAAAAAGTTTCAGGATGGTCCCGGTCTAGGGTTTTTCTACCCTGGACTAGAcctaatgaaaaataaaaataaaaataaaaataaaaatattatatatattatttatataataattgtataatttattatgtaattttcatctaatttattatcattgaccatataaaatatttttttattgagttagttatataatccacataaataagtcacttaattttaatttaatattttaaataattttttttattaattgattaaaaaataaaaaactaattagGCCGGACCAAAAGGACCgaccggaccgatagctacCGGTCAGGTCCGATCCTTATGggtgttcggtccggtctggtccggttggGAAAAACGATGGACCGAAAATGTGTcaactgaaaaagaaattaaaaaaaatgatttcaataTATGACTTATTAGTTAATGGaattaaagttgataaaattcaagatagaaaaacccaataaatataatatggtCATTAAGAAGGTGGTACTTAGTAACTGTATTTCTTTAACAGAAGACTAGAAACTTTGTCCAATCTGCCAATTAGAAGCAAAAACTATTGATCATCTTTTCCTGAATTGTCCTTTTACAAGAATCTTGTGGAAGCAATCTCCTTGGCCTTTGGACATCTTATCTTTTCTGCATCTAGGTATCAATAACTGGATAAATCAGATTTTGAATCCCATAAACCAGTTAAACCTCTTGGTCAGTGAATCCCATCATTTCCAAATTGTTGCTGTTTTAGCAATGGATAATCTCTGGTTCACTAGAAATCAAATTGCTCATGATGTCACAATCCCAACAATAGATCATTTTGTTAAAACGACCTCAGAAATCAATAAGGAGCATTGTAAAGCTTGGACATGAAAAAAATGCTGAAATTACTCCCAAATGGATTCTACCCTCTTCAGAAGATATATTTTCAATTACATTTGATGTAGTAGTTAGAAAAGAAGGTAGCACAGCAGCAGCAGTTTGCAAATCACACAATGATGAGATTTGTAGTAACCAAATTCACAAGCAGCACTAATCCAAACCAAGGGGAGGCCATGGTAGCCATCATAAGAGTGCAGGAAGCACACACAgcagataaaaaaaatcttcataaaaGGTGACTCCTCAAATGCCATCTCTTGCATCAACCAGCAACAAAAAGTTAACAATTGGGAAACAGAAGGCATAGTAAAGGATACAAGATATCTCTTaagagattttgaaatttgaacagCAGTCAAAATATGTCAATCTCAAAATCGATGCATGTATTCTATTGCGCAATAGGCACATTCCAAAACCGTGTATGGAAAAATTCTCTAATAAGAATTCTACAATATTTGCTAGATTTTCATAATGAAAAAACCCCTTGTCACTTTTTTTTGTTGATCTGTATGATAAATCTGATATTCAgcttgttttttaataaaaaaaattgttaatgaAGTTATAGTTCCTTACcgtgaaattaaaataaaaaaaaaaaaaaaataggaggtACTTATGCGTACTTATCTGTCGCCTATATATCAGCCAGGGCGGAACTACTTTAAGATTTGGGCACTTTGGCCCtctaaagtttttaaaatttgatgaaaattaagttttaaaaaatatttttataaaatagactatataaaaattagtatttaacctcccaaaattattatttttttaacttaacccCAATCTAGATTTTCTGATTCTACCATAACAGCCAACCCATAATATCATTCATGAATCATATCATCAATGCCCCAAATTTGGAcccttttttccattttccattCAGAGCTAAAAGTAGGCCAAGGGCAAGATACCAACTGCATAATGATGATGAGAACTACCGGGTAGGATGCATGATGACACGGCGTGGCGGCTAGAGCCTAGAGAGAATGTCAATGATGTCATACCATAGCCCATTTATTGAATGTAAGAGAACCTCCCTTCCACATATGCCTTGCTATGGGCTGCTATTATGGTTTAAGAGAGTTTGTTACGATTCAGTATTAGTATTGAAGggtttaatcaaattagtatttAATAATCTTAAGATTTAGATCAATTGTTagatttgtaataattagtatCAAAACTAGAACCACATCATGAATTCATGTCACAGAGGAGATAATCTATAAGCTGGATTAAAATGTCTTGGTATTAATATGAACAGAGtgttaagtctattgaatacttataaataagtgaaaccataaaaaaaaaaagagttaccGCCGGATCACCATCAATAGAGTAGGCCAATGTGAACGTCAGATTTGGAAGCATGGTAGAATGTTATGATCTTgaaggttaaaaatttaatcaaattaatatctAACAGTTCTAAAACTTTTGGATCATCCTCATCGCCATCATCGTGTTCATCATAGTAATAAGAAATCCAACGAGGTGAAGAACATTCTGAATCGCATTCATATGAACTACATGATGAGATGAACTTCCTGATATACATAAAGCCTCTAACTACCAGGGTTATATCCCCAAAGTGAAATGGTGGGGGAAGAAGCTACACAAGTACACTCTCATTTTGTAATACATTTACATGCTGATTTCTAAAATAACGCgacaaaaattttttatgaaaataacacgtgacaaaaaaattaaacaaatgtaGCCCTGTACGATAAAAATCTTCCAGTTTGTAGTAGATCATTTGCCTCGAAGAGGAATCGCCTCCCTATGTTCATCTGCTTACTGCTTTGCATCTCCCTTGGAACTGGATCAGCAATCATTGTTCTTAGCGGGCTGGAATAGCCATACCCTCCTTTGGTTTCCAAATGATATCGTCTAGTTTGGCACATAAATCCTTGTAAAACTGCAAAACGTGTTTTCAGGAAAAGTGGAGAAGGAATTAAAGTGAGATTTGCCCAAGCTTTGCACCATCGGGTgccatttaaaaaaacttatgaCAAATCGAAATGAACCAAATGCCTCCAACTTGTAGAAGTTCCATATATAGCCACCCTTGAATGGTTTTAGGTCTGATTGAGACCAATAAAAAAGGAGTTGATAGTTTAAGCCTAGTCAAAATGAAGATGTTGAAATCGATAGATGGCAAAGACTAAGAAGATAGAACAACATGTAATTGCAATAAGTCACTGTTGCTGGTAGAAccgggagaaaaaaaaaaaaaaaaagaggcatgATGGTTAAGGTAGTTTATTTTATTCAGATGCCACAAAGATCAATATCAGCATCAATGAGAACTTGGTTCTATGATTGATATTTAAAGCACTATAGAGACCGCCAAAGTGATTGAGAGCAAGAGAAAAGACAtaatgtaatataattatatgatatgacaCAGCATAATGATAAAAGGGACATCGAAGCACATGTAAATTTATACAGAAGGAACCTTGTGATATTCAAGTGTATCCCCAGCAGCCTTTCGAACATCGACCATGAAAAGGGATGGTGCAACTTCAAAAACCTATACACAAAGTCAAGGCATTGCTACCAAAAACGAGAAAAGGGAAAGAACATAAACAATGATGCAGAAAAAAATCTAGGAAGTTACCTCCAGGGCCACTGCAAATTGTCCAGTCTTATTCGTAGATATTCCTTCAAGCCTTGTCTGtggggaaaatgttttattgaaaaaaaaccaaacattttaaaagaaaaaagttaatgAAAGTGGATTAgcattattttcactttttatgCATTGGATTTCTCTTGCAAATttaagacaaaataataataataataatcaacaaAATATTCCAGAAAGCCATATATACTGATTGCAATGCAGTTTGTACATGTGCATTTTCAAGTGGCGTTTATTAGAAGAGTTTAAAGCGTGAGACATATATGATCATACAATAACCAGAGTCAAAGGAGCGTGACAATTACTTGTGAAAAGTTTTATGTCAAGCAAGAAGAAAGTATCTTGAGAAAAGGCTGCTTAGGATGACCTGATAGAATTGGTGGCATAGAGGCAGATGCAATGAAGGTGCTTTTCAGAAAAGAATGCCTATATAAAAGATAGGCGCTATGGGCCATACCTTAAAATTACGCGTATGGGCCTTGAGACTCATCGATTGGGCAACAGCTTCAACAGTTGAGATAATTACTTTTGCTGGTTTGCAGGAAACAAACCGTGTTTGCCGCTTTACATAATcctgtgtgtgtgagagagagagagagagagagttgtaaaATTTCATATCTAGTCATCCAATGATCTACAGAAACACTTCACGAACCATCTAAAAAGGACCAATCAAGCACCAGTGTACAGTGGGATTTCTGTAGAGTGATACACAATGAAAACAGTGCTAGAATTCCAGTCCATGAGTTTCTTCCATTCCCTGATTTTTTTGCTGGTGTTTATTGAATGCATTTCAAAATTAACTTATCATTGCCTCATTCCTTAACAAAATTTGAGCAGAAAATATAtagtccttttttttatttaaaagaaatcctaagataatatatattaccctgataataatatatattacccTGATCAGTTTACAACCCATTGAaaccaaattattatatattttccacaGTTCTAACCAGAAATAAATCTGGTGCAGATCTTGTTTTCCAAAATCTGTTTTGTCACTAAGTAATAAAAATAGGGAACAACAATAAtataacaaacaaacaaaaaacagaaaaccaTTATCATTCTGCTTCGTAGACTCATAGTATTCTAAAATTACACCATCCCTCATATCATAATTGCAAATTCTGGACAATAAGCACATCAGACGACAAAGTTTCGACCAGTTTACAAGAGTATAAAAGGGCTATGAGTAGATTAGCTACAACTAGCTCAGTAAAATACAGAGGAAGCAGTCTGCACTTTCTGGCAAAAGTATATGGGCAGATGAGAAATCAGTAACACTTGCTTTTAAGATTTCAACACACTGGCATCAAAGACTCTATGGATTGTGGAATAGTAGAATTAGA harbors:
- the LOC121250886 gene encoding EIN3-binding F-box protein 1-like — encoded protein: MSTLVNCSGDDEFYPGGSFYSNPADLGRLFSIGSHVDVYCPPSKRARISAPFLFGGNEFEQDKKPSIEILPQECLFEIFRRIPEGKERSSCACVSKQWLMLLSSIRKAEICKELPISNNVDMVTGDESQDLESDGYLTRCLVGKKATDVRLAAIAVGTSSRGGLGKLSIRGSNSACGVTDLGLSAVAHGCPSLKYLSLWNVSSIGDDGLSEIAKGCHLLEKLDLCQCPSISNKGLIAIAENCPNLTTLNIESCSNIGNEGLQVIGRLCTKLQSISIKDCPLVKDHGVSSLLSSSSLLTKVKLEALKITDFSLAVIGHYGQAITNLVLVGLQNVSEKGFWVMGVAQGLQKLASLTVTSCRGITDVSLEAIGKGCINLKQMCLRKCCFVSNNGLIAFAKAAGSLESLQLEECNRITQLGIIGALSNCGTKLKSLTLVKCMGITDMAMGFPVLSPCTSLRSLSIRNCPGFGTASLAMVGKLCPQIQHLDLSGLHGITDSGLLPLLESCEAGLAKVILSNCLNLTDEVILALTRLHGGTLELLNLEGCRKITDASLLAISENCLLLNDLDVSNCAISNSGIKVLSCAAQLNLQVLSLSGCSEVSNKSMPFLEKLGKTLVGLNLQHCKSISSSTVELLVESLWRCDILS
- the LOC121250889 gene encoding EPIDERMAL PATTERNING FACTOR-like protein 6, giving the protein MAPASRKDLDGLKIAVTVMLFFFLTFFPSKSAGRAMFARDRERLEQMKLVLGSRPPRCANKCLSCRPCIAALVTSPHHRTEYFNVSSQRDESYYLLSWKCKCKDKFFQP